The Pseudomonas fluorescens genome includes a window with the following:
- a CDS encoding RHS repeat-associated core domain-containing protein: MSDALWAARLGDALDHTSMMADILGGVLEVAANIAITALATAAVVAATGITVATGGLGCFVLGLVVGTVVGLAMSKTGADKGLSNLCEGIGNALFPPTVQANILTGSKDTFTNNIPSARAAGAVVSHVAPAGTELEMPEPEEEPSYLDMAGNFFSQMWRPTVASPAPGTETRPEDLVICTKHPPMPPQFMAEGSDKVTINGQPAVRSGDRSTCDATVVSAGLISSNVTIGGDSVVVREIRSGKTPGVGLAVTALLMLKGGKGKFFSKLPCMLVGGAVSMAASSAANAAANAAMGSSNPVHAATGAKVLGADEDLDFVLPGILPIDWQRVYNSHDERRDSLFGAGWSVAYEVQVQIQPHPEGGETLIYTDEQGRPIDMGSIPLGGAVFSAGEGLAVRRHVNGQLLIESEDGLYRLFEPSPANPSHLRLSQLGDRNDNRIHLDYDDAGRLVRLRDTFDLVHVELIRAGERVTHIERLYPDQSREVLVSYAYDAANTLAEVRDATGQVQRRFRYDAEQRMVEHQLPSGLHCFYEWALIDDQEWRVVRHWTDEGDAYQFDYDLKAGITRISDSLQRVSTRHWNSQHQITQYTDNLGQTWLFEWNDERQMLSATDPQGGQYQFNYDDAGNLIGETDPLGRSESTLWLEHWALPLVDTNAAGHSWKYRYDQRGNCTTEIDPLGHVTRYRYDAHGQVVEIIDATGKNKKLRWNPFGQLVEHVDCSGYPTRFSYDARGYLHTITDALGERTQFSYDAQGRLLGNQLPDGRTEHYQRDTAGLLIGYTDPAGHTTLYQHNRRGQVRQRTDAQGRQVQFTYDSFGRLQALTNENGESYRFAWDAGDRLTEQQDLDGSAKRYDYDRLDNVAAVTAMPAPYGTGLALIPETPPAPIVHRLERDAVGRLIAKVTDDGRTEYSYDPLDQLTAVTFTDLQGNAQTLSFAYDALGQLLAENSTAGSLQHHYDELGNLIQSQLPDGRWVNRLYYGSGHLHQINLDGKVISDFERDRLHREVLRTQGQISTRSEYDRSGRLRTRQRRHSGQPSLLPAAVQKHFEYDPADNLIGKLDQQPAAQQRQLLHYDATGRIIASQDSLHGQRETFTYDAAANLLDGPAPGAGLVVHNKLLTYQDKRYRYDAFGRMIEKRSAKRGVQHFAYDAESRLIEVRNDDGSVVNMAYDPLGRRIAKTEHDNHGYPLGETRFTWDGLRLLQEHRHQQTSLYLYEDDGYEPLARVDGSGPLQKIRYYHNDLNGLPEQLTEADGHNVWQATYRVWGNTLEEVREPYYIEEQNLRFQGQYLDRETGLHFNTFRFYDPDVGRFTTPDPIGLAGGANLYQYAPNPLGWIDPWGWAPCGSTTKKLQAHANAAKKAVYRNPQRSLTLKQRAAVKRAYDRGDFGQARSRYRRYVGQRIDAEFKRRVLADPSLAHLNVAKSGQRLPDVYDPKSKSWWDLTTKADWKKGTHQRRYGDWGNGYEGVLW, translated from the coding sequence ATGTCTGACGCGCTCTGGGCCGCCCGCCTGGGTGATGCACTCGATCACACCTCAATGATGGCCGACATCCTCGGCGGTGTATTGGAGGTGGCGGCCAACATCGCGATCACCGCCCTGGCGACCGCCGCAGTGGTCGCGGCCACGGGCATCACCGTCGCCACCGGCGGCCTGGGCTGCTTCGTCCTGGGCCTGGTGGTGGGCACCGTCGTCGGCCTGGCCATGAGCAAGACCGGGGCCGACAAAGGCCTGAGCAATTTATGCGAGGGCATCGGCAACGCCCTCTTTCCGCCCACGGTGCAGGCCAACATCCTCACCGGCTCCAAGGACACCTTCACCAACAACATCCCCTCGGCCCGCGCCGCCGGCGCTGTGGTTTCCCATGTCGCACCAGCCGGCACCGAACTGGAAATGCCCGAGCCGGAAGAAGAACCCAGTTACCTGGACATGGCCGGGAATTTCTTCTCGCAGATGTGGCGCCCCACTGTCGCCTCGCCCGCCCCCGGTACGGAGACCCGCCCGGAAGACCTGGTGATCTGCACCAAGCACCCACCCATGCCACCGCAGTTCATGGCCGAAGGTTCGGACAAGGTCACCATCAACGGCCAGCCCGCCGTGCGCAGTGGCGACCGCAGCACCTGCGATGCGACGGTGGTGTCGGCTGGATTGATCTCGTCCAACGTGACCATTGGCGGCGATTCGGTGGTGGTGCGCGAGATCCGCAGCGGCAAGACCCCGGGCGTGGGCTTGGCGGTCACCGCACTGCTGATGCTCAAGGGTGGCAAGGGCAAGTTCTTCAGCAAACTGCCGTGCATGCTGGTGGGCGGCGCGGTGTCCATGGCCGCCAGCAGCGCGGCGAACGCGGCCGCCAACGCCGCCATGGGTTCGTCGAACCCGGTGCATGCCGCCACCGGGGCCAAGGTGCTGGGCGCTGACGAGGACCTGGATTTCGTCTTGCCCGGCATCCTGCCGATTGACTGGCAGCGCGTCTACAACAGCCATGACGAACGTCGCGACAGTTTGTTCGGTGCCGGGTGGAGCGTCGCCTACGAAGTGCAGGTGCAAATCCAGCCCCACCCCGAGGGCGGCGAAACCCTGATCTACACCGACGAACAGGGCCGGCCCATCGACATGGGTTCGATCCCCTTGGGCGGCGCGGTGTTCAGCGCTGGCGAAGGCCTGGCCGTGCGCCGCCATGTGAACGGGCAATTGCTGATCGAAAGCGAAGACGGCCTGTACCGCTTGTTCGAACCTTCGCCAGCCAACCCATCACACTTGCGCCTGAGCCAACTGGGCGACCGCAACGACAACCGCATCCACCTCGACTACGACGACGCCGGACGCCTGGTACGGCTGCGCGACACCTTCGACTTGGTGCACGTCGAGCTGATCCGCGCAGGCGAACGCGTCACCCACATCGAGCGCCTCTACCCCGACCAATCGCGGGAAGTGCTGGTCAGCTACGCCTACGACGCGGCCAACACCCTCGCCGAAGTGCGCGACGCCACCGGCCAGGTGCAACGGCGCTTCCGCTACGACGCCGAGCAACGGATGGTCGAGCACCAGTTGCCCAGCGGCCTGCATTGCTTCTACGAATGGGCCCTGATAGACGATCAGGAATGGCGCGTGGTCCGGCACTGGACCGACGAAGGCGACGCCTACCAGTTCGACTATGACCTCAAGGCCGGCATCACCCGCATCAGCGACAGCCTGCAACGCGTCAGCACCCGGCACTGGAACAGCCAGCACCAGATCACCCAATACACCGACAACCTCGGCCAGACCTGGCTGTTCGAGTGGAACGATGAGCGCCAGATGCTCAGCGCCACCGATCCACAGGGCGGCCAGTACCAATTCAACTACGACGACGCGGGTAACCTGATCGGCGAAACCGACCCATTGGGCCGCAGCGAATCCACCCTCTGGCTCGAACACTGGGCCCTGCCGCTGGTGGACACCAACGCCGCCGGCCACAGCTGGAAGTACCGTTACGATCAACGCGGCAACTGCACGACGGAAATCGACCCGCTGGGCCACGTCACCCGCTACCGCTACGACGCCCACGGCCAGGTCGTGGAGATCATCGACGCCACCGGCAAAAACAAAAAGCTGCGCTGGAACCCGTTCGGCCAATTGGTGGAACACGTCGATTGCTCGGGTTACCCGACGCGCTTCAGCTACGACGCGCGCGGTTACCTGCACACCATCACCGATGCCCTCGGCGAGCGCACCCAATTCAGCTACGACGCCCAAGGGCGCCTGCTCGGCAACCAATTACCGGACGGCCGCACCGAACACTACCAGCGCGACACCGCAGGCTTACTCATCGGCTACACCGACCCGGCCGGGCACACCACGCTCTACCAACACAACCGCCGCGGCCAGGTCCGCCAACGCACCGACGCCCAGGGCCGGCAAGTGCAGTTCACCTACGACAGCTTCGGCCGGCTGCAAGCGCTGACCAACGAGAATGGTGAAAGCTACCGGTTTGCCTGGGATGCAGGGGATCGGTTGACCGAACAACAGGACCTGGACGGCAGCGCCAAGCGCTACGACTACGACCGCCTCGACAACGTCGCGGCAGTGACGGCGATGCCCGCGCCCTACGGCACAGGCCTGGCGCTCATTCCCGAAACACCGCCGGCGCCCATCGTCCATCGCCTGGAACGCGACGCCGTCGGCCGGCTGATCGCCAAGGTCACCGACGATGGCCGCACCGAATACAGTTACGACCCGCTGGACCAACTCACCGCCGTCACTTTCACCGACCTGCAGGGCAACGCCCAGACCCTGAGCTTCGCCTACGACGCCCTCGGTCAATTGCTCGCCGAAAACAGCACCGCCGGCAGCCTGCAGCACCACTACGACGAACTCGGCAACCTGATCCAGAGCCAACTGCCCGATGGCCGCTGGGTCAACCGCCTGTACTACGGCAGCGGCCACCTGCACCAGATCAACCTCGACGGCAAGGTCATCAGCGACTTCGAACGCGACCGCCTGCACCGCGAAGTGCTGCGCACCCAAGGGCAGATCAGCACCCGCAGCGAATACGACCGCAGCGGCCGCCTGCGCACGCGACAACGCCGCCACAGCGGTCAACCCTCGCTGCTGCCGGCGGCGGTGCAGAAACACTTCGAGTACGACCCCGCCGACAATCTCATCGGCAAACTCGACCAGCAACCCGCCGCACAACAGCGCCAGCTACTGCACTACGACGCCACCGGCCGCATCATCGCCAGCCAGGACAGCCTGCACGGCCAACGCGAGACCTTCACCTACGACGCCGCCGCCAACCTGCTGGACGGCCCGGCCCCCGGCGCCGGGCTGGTGGTGCACAACAAACTGCTGACCTACCAGGACAAGCGCTACCGCTACGACGCCTTCGGCCGGATGATCGAAAAACGCAGCGCCAAACGCGGCGTGCAACACTTCGCCTATGACGCCGAAAGCCGCTTGATCGAGGTGCGCAACGACGACGGCAGCGTGGTCAACATGGCCTACGACCCGCTGGGCCGGCGCATCGCAAAAACCGAGCACGACAACCACGGCTACCCGCTGGGCGAAACCCGTTTCACCTGGGACGGCCTGCGCCTGTTGCAGGAACACCGCCACCAGCAAACCAGCCTCTACCTCTACGAAGACGACGGCTACGAACCCCTGGCCCGCGTCGATGGAAGCGGCCCGCTGCAAAAGATCCGCTACTACCACAACGACCTCAACGGCCTGCCGGAACAACTCACCGAAGCCGACGGCCACAACGTGTGGCAGGCCACGTATCGGGTGTGGGGCAACACGCTGGAAGAAGTGCGTGAACCGTATTACATCGAAGAGCAGAATTTGCGGTTCCAAGGGCAGTACCTGGATCGGGAAACCGGGCTGCATTTCAATACGTTCAGGTTTTATGATCCGGATGTGGGGCGGTTTACGACGCCGGATCCGATTGGGTTGGCAGGGGGAGCGAATCTCTATCAATATGCCCCTAACCCATTGGGATGGATCGATCCATGGGGATGGGCACCATGCGGCTCAACGACTAAAAAGTTACAGGCTCACGCCAACGCAGCGAAAAAAGCCGTGTACCGTAACCCTCAACGCTCATTGACTTTAAAACAACGAGCGGCGGTCAAACGCGCCTATGACAGAGGCGACTTCGGACAGGCACGCTCTCGCTACCGGCGCTATGTAGGTCAAAGGATCGATGCCGAATTCAAACGTAGGGTGCTGGCAGATCCGTCGCTTGCACATCTGAATGTCGCTAAATCAGGACAACGCCTGCCCGATGTGTATGATCCGAAAAGCAAGTCCTGGTGGGACTTGACGACGAAGGCTGATTGGAAAAAAGGCACCCATCAACGGCGTTATGGCGATTGGGGCAATGGTTATGAAGGAGTGTTGTGGTGA
- a CDS encoding DcrB-related protein: MTYRLNEFQLQLPPSELLDATINILKFPELGTSLIVSRSLLADGETLQSNLDDQLKRLEKQVQQLRCQPGATVRVGAHQEVEAIELRSQFNKGNEKVFQYQLALVLPGTRKMLALSYVKAEKLGDAETAHWATIKGSLVFDTQP; the protein is encoded by the coding sequence ATGACTTACCGCCTCAATGAATTCCAGCTCCAGCTGCCGCCCAGCGAGTTGCTGGACGCGACGATCAACATCCTCAAGTTCCCCGAGCTGGGCACCTCCTTGATCGTCAGTCGCAGCCTGCTGGCCGACGGCGAGACCCTGCAAAGCAACCTCGACGACCAGCTCAAGCGCCTGGAAAAACAGGTCCAGCAACTGCGCTGCCAACCGGGCGCCACCGTGCGCGTGGGCGCCCACCAGGAAGTCGAAGCCATTGAATTGCGCAGCCAGTTCAACAAGGGCAACGAAAAGGTCTTCCAATATCAGCTCGCACTGGTACTGCCCGGCACTCGCAAGATGCTTGCCTTGAGCTACGTGAAAGCCGAGAAGCTGGGTGATGCCGAGACGGCGCATTGGGCGACGATCAAGGGGTCGCTGGTGTTCGACACCCAACCCTGA
- the tssI gene encoding type VI secretion system tip protein TssI/VgrG, which translates to MLFNQASRLAKVTSPLGPEVLLLKDMGGGEELGRLFNYELQLHSLDNAIDLNQLLGKPMCVSLQLDGGGERYFHGIVARCSQNVDQGQFASYQATLRPWLWLLTRTSDCRIFQNLTIPQIIKQVFRDLGFSDFEDALSRPYREWEYCVQYRETSFDFVSRLMEQEGIYYFFRHEQGRHVLVLADAYGAHTTAPGYGSVPYYPKNEQQRERDHIHDWHLAQEVQPGSLELNDYDFQRPSARIDVRSAMPRPHTAGDYPLYDYPGTYVQSTDGEHYARTRIEALQSLHEQVELAGNARGLGSGHLFSLTGFSRQDQNREYLIVGARYYISQESGETGGGAPTAQFESSLTCIDAQQSYRPLATTHRPIVKGPQTALVVGPKGEEIWTDQFGRVKVHFYWDRHDQSNENSSCWIRVSQSWAGKNWGSMQIPRIGQEVIVSFLEGDPDRPIITGRVYNAEQTVPYDLPENATQSGMKSRSSKGGTPANFNEIRMEDKKGAEQLYIHAERNQDIVVEVDESHSVGHDRNKSIGHNETVTIGNNRLRIVKQEDILSVGQRKTDSISQSYVIEVGENLRLVCGESILELNASGQINLSGVQISFYASGDAEFNTGGVLHLNNGGGPGATPDGQGVKGSIDANISAAFPKG; encoded by the coding sequence ATGCTATTCAACCAAGCCTCACGCCTTGCCAAGGTCACCAGCCCCCTCGGACCTGAGGTGCTGTTGCTCAAAGACATGGGCGGTGGCGAAGAGCTGGGGCGGCTGTTCAACTACGAGTTGCAGCTGCATTCGCTGGACAATGCCATCGACCTCAACCAGCTGCTCGGCAAGCCCATGTGCGTGAGCCTGCAGCTCGATGGCGGTGGCGAGCGCTACTTCCATGGCATCGTCGCCCGTTGCAGCCAGAACGTCGACCAGGGCCAGTTCGCCAGCTACCAAGCCACGCTTCGGCCGTGGCTGTGGCTGCTGACCCGCACTTCCGATTGCCGGATTTTCCAGAACCTCACCATCCCGCAGATCATCAAGCAGGTGTTCCGCGACCTGGGCTTTTCCGATTTCGAAGACGCCCTGAGCCGACCTTATCGCGAGTGGGAATACTGCGTGCAGTATCGCGAGACCAGTTTCGACTTTGTCAGCCGCTTGATGGAACAGGAAGGCATCTACTACTTCTTCCGCCATGAACAGGGCCGCCATGTGCTGGTGCTGGCTGACGCCTATGGCGCCCACACCACGGCCCCCGGCTACGGTTCGGTGCCGTACTACCCGAAGAACGAGCAGCAGCGCGAGCGCGACCACATCCACGACTGGCACCTGGCCCAGGAAGTCCAGCCCGGTTCGCTTGAGCTCAACGACTACGATTTCCAGCGTCCCAGCGCACGCATCGACGTGCGCTCGGCCATGCCACGCCCACACACGGCTGGCGACTATCCGCTGTACGACTACCCCGGCACTTACGTGCAAAGCACCGACGGCGAACACTACGCCCGCACCCGCATCGAAGCCTTGCAGAGCCTGCACGAACAGGTGGAACTGGCCGGCAACGCCCGGGGCCTGGGCTCGGGGCATCTGTTCAGCCTCACCGGCTTCAGCCGCCAGGACCAGAACCGCGAATACCTGATCGTCGGTGCCCGCTATTACATTTCCCAGGAGAGCGGTGAGACCGGTGGCGGCGCGCCGACCGCGCAGTTCGAAAGCAGCTTGACCTGCATCGACGCCCAGCAGAGTTATCGCCCACTGGCGACTACCCACCGCCCCATCGTCAAGGGCCCGCAAACCGCGTTGGTCGTGGGCCCCAAGGGCGAGGAAATCTGGACCGATCAGTTTGGCCGGGTGAAGGTGCATTTCTACTGGGACCGACACGACCAATCCAACGAAAACAGCTCGTGCTGGATTCGGGTGTCGCAATCCTGGGCCGGGAAAAACTGGGGCTCGATGCAGATCCCGCGCATCGGCCAGGAAGTGATCGTGAGCTTTCTCGAGGGCGACCCGGACCGGCCGATCATCACCGGTCGCGTTTACAACGCCGAACAGACCGTGCCCTACGACCTGCCTGAAAACGCGACCCAGAGCGGCATGAAAAGCCGTTCGAGCAAGGGTGGCACGCCAGCGAATTTCAACGAAATCCGCATGGAAGACAAGAAAGGCGCCGAGCAGCTGTACATCCATGCCGAGCGCAACCAGGACATCGTGGTCGAGGTGGACGAAAGCCACTCGGTGGGCCATGACCGCAACAAGAGCATCGGCCACAACGAAACAGTGACCATCGGCAACAACCGCCTGCGCATCGTCAAGCAGGAGGACATCCTCTCCGTTGGCCAGCGCAAGACCGACAGCATCAGCCAGAGCTACGTCATCGAAGTGGGCGAGAACCTGCGCCTGGTGTGCGGTGAAAGCATCCTGGAGCTCAACGCCAGCGGCCAGATCAACCTGAGCGGCGTGCAGATCAGCTTCTACGCCAGCGGCGATGCCGAGTTCAACACTGGCGGCGTGCTGCACCTGAACAACGGCGGCGGCCCCGGTGCCACGCCGGACGGCCAGGGCGTCAAGGGCAGCATCGACGCCAACATCAGCGCCGCGTTCCCCAAGGGCTAA
- a CDS encoding DcrB-related protein, with the protein MTSYRIQEADLEIPDTWQDQSINIFKLPAVGPAKEASFVISRDTTQGDAPFAEYVDRQLKSAEQQLPGFKLVQRWDTVLHGHTATLLDYTWQREGRDLMLRQVFIERKPSVVITTLTTTPNDFAYHEPAWKVAMHSFKPQPPII; encoded by the coding sequence GTGACCTCTTACCGCATTCAAGAAGCCGATCTCGAAATCCCCGATACCTGGCAGGACCAGAGCATCAATATTTTCAAGCTGCCGGCAGTCGGTCCTGCTAAAGAAGCCAGTTTCGTCATCAGCCGCGATACCACTCAGGGCGACGCTCCTTTTGCCGAGTACGTGGACCGCCAACTCAAAAGCGCGGAGCAGCAACTGCCGGGCTTCAAGCTGGTTCAGCGCTGGGACACCGTGCTGCATGGGCACACCGCTACATTGCTGGACTACACCTGGCAACGCGAGGGGCGCGACCTGATGCTGCGCCAGGTGTTCATCGAGCGTAAGCCATCCGTGGTGATCACCACGTTGACCACCACACCGAACGATTTCGCCTATCACGAGCCGGCCTGGAAGGTGGCGATGCATTCGTTCAAGCCACAGCCTCCGATCATCTGA
- a CDS encoding PAAR domain-containing protein, which translates to MDAQAAARLGDEIAHGFGLAAMVAGAVAGALIGAAVVAATVATGGVALAIMAGSIAAGGLSMFQIVKGLSTIFNLPEPTTGALIMGSFNVYINSRNAMRAGEDTSSSCTGLPMNHPIWPFPVLIAEGSATVFINGKPAARLHSKMVCGAHIKSGSPNTFIGGPTVSVAFVLDLEGWMHTGLEVLGLLAAGAALVMAAMAGIAVLVEFVVVGGLIVGGMELLGDLGDRLGPGYRDLLQGVAGMAMLGLSPKMAKAAKPAELPPPKYKPGVTEADILAMPKGSRPDADTYLSPQYVKEHLAQFENGASRFTTKANLDKYGIAQRDGTTFLMPKAEADQLIANAKGDKRALEKALGLPENTLESSTLVRVDIPAPKDMNLRIPSGNEAGANEFWIPGGKLPTGASEAVIDAGGILPKDFSWTPL; encoded by the coding sequence ATGGATGCGCAGGCTGCAGCACGTCTGGGTGACGAAATAGCCCACGGGTTCGGGTTGGCCGCGATGGTCGCCGGAGCCGTGGCCGGTGCCTTGATCGGCGCTGCGGTCGTTGCCGCGACGGTTGCCACGGGCGGCGTGGCCCTGGCGATCATGGCCGGCTCGATCGCGGCTGGCGGCTTGTCGATGTTCCAGATCGTCAAAGGCCTGTCCACCATCTTCAACCTGCCCGAGCCCACCACGGGGGCGTTGATAATGGGCAGCTTCAACGTCTACATCAACAGCCGCAATGCCATGCGGGCGGGTGAAGACACTTCATCTTCCTGCACCGGGCTGCCGATGAACCATCCGATCTGGCCCTTCCCGGTGCTGATCGCCGAAGGCAGCGCCACGGTTTTCATCAACGGCAAACCGGCGGCGCGCTTGCACAGCAAAATGGTCTGCGGAGCCCACATCAAGAGCGGCAGCCCGAATACGTTCATCGGTGGGCCGACGGTGTCGGTGGCGTTTGTCCTGGATCTTGAAGGGTGGATGCACACTGGGCTGGAAGTGTTGGGGTTGTTGGCGGCAGGTGCTGCGCTGGTCATGGCCGCCATGGCGGGTATCGCCGTGCTCGTCGAGTTCGTGGTGGTGGGCGGGCTGATCGTAGGGGGTATGGAGCTTCTCGGTGATTTAGGTGACCGCCTGGGGCCTGGCTATCGGGACCTGCTGCAAGGGGTCGCCGGCATGGCCATGCTGGGGCTGAGTCCGAAGATGGCGAAGGCGGCCAAGCCTGCCGAACTGCCGCCGCCCAAGTACAAGCCTGGCGTGACCGAGGCCGATATCCTGGCCATGCCGAAGGGGTCGCGACCTGACGCCGACACGTACCTGTCACCGCAGTATGTGAAAGAACACTTGGCCCAGTTCGAGAACGGTGCCTCGCGCTTCACCACCAAGGCCAACCTGGACAAGTACGGCATCGCCCAGCGCGACGGCACGACGTTCCTGATGCCCAAGGCTGAAGCCGATCAATTGATTGCCAATGCCAAGGGCGACAAGCGCGCATTGGAGAAGGCGCTAGGGCTGCCAGAAAATACCCTGGAAAGTAGTACCCTGGTGCGGGTCGATATCCCCGCGCCTAAAGACATGAACCTGCGGATTCCTTCAGGTAACGAGGCCGGCGCCAACGAATTCTGGATCCCTGGCGGCAAGCTGCCGACCGGTGCCAGCGAGGCGGTCATCGATGCCGGGGGCATTTTGCCCAAAGACTTCAGTTGGACGCCATTATGA
- a CDS encoding PAAR domain-containing protein: MDAQAAARLGDEIAHGFGLAAMVAGAVAGALIGAAVVAATVATGGVALAIMAGSIAAGGLSMFQIVKGLSTIFNLPEPTTGALIMGSFNVYINSRNAMRAGEDTSSSCTGLPMNHPIWPFPVLIAEGSATVFINGKPAARLHSKMVCGAHIKSGSPNTFIGGPTVSVAFVLDLEGWMHTGLEALGMLAMGGAAILAAMAGVAALVGFVVIGGTMMAGMALLGDLGDRLGPGYRDLLQGVAGMALLGLGPKMAKIGTAPKPRSVSFKPGYTSEDIAAIPKLSRPNPADYLEASYIDKHLKVFQDEGGAFLFTPDDIANPMYGTFSDTKYVMAKSDLHGVVAEFKKTGDLSILETALGYEPGSFTGKEIYMMNLDNPKVVMPSGNERGANPLWRPGGLTHPGGMREAVLDKVAIPHNNDINFLLANPDVVRIQ, translated from the coding sequence ATGGATGCACAGGCTGCAGCACGTCTGGGTGATGAAATAGCCCATGGCTTCGGGTTGGCTGCGATGGTCGCCGGTGCCGTGGCCGGTGCCTTGATCGGCGCCGCGGTCGTAGCCGCGACGGTTGCCACGGGCGGCGTGGCGCTGGCGATCATGGCCGGCTCGATTGCGGCCGGCGGCTTGTCGATGTTCCAGATCGTCAAAGGCCTGTCGACCATCTTCAACCTGCCCGAGCCCACCACGGGGGCGTTGATAATGGGCAGCTTCAACGTCTACATCAACAGCCGCAATGCCATGCGGGCGGGCGAAGACACTTCATCTTCCTGCACCGGGCTGCCGATGAACCATCCGATCTGGCCCTTCCCGGTGCTGATCGCCGAAGGCAGCGCCACGGTGTTCATCAACGGCAAGCCGGCGGCGCGCTTGCACAGCAAAATGGTCTGCGGTGCCCACATCAAGAGCGGCAGCCCGAATACGTTCATCGGTGGGCCGACGGTGTCGGTGGCGTTTGTCCTGGATCTTGAAGGCTGGATGCATACCGGGCTGGAAGCGTTGGGAATGTTGGCCATGGGGGGCGCAGCGATTCTCGCGGCCATGGCTGGCGTGGCCGCTCTGGTCGGTTTTGTGGTGATCGGCGGCACGATGATGGCTGGCATGGCGTTGCTGGGGGATCTGGGGGATCGCTTGGGGCCGGGTTACCGGGATCTGCTGCAGGGCGTCGCGGGAATGGCGCTTCTGGGCCTGGGCCCGAAAATGGCGAAAATCGGTACGGCGCCCAAGCCGCGCTCGGTGAGCTTCAAACCGGGCTACACGTCAGAGGATATCGCTGCGATACCCAAGTTAAGCCGGCCCAATCCTGCCGATTACCTTGAGGCCTCCTATATCGACAAGCACCTCAAAGTCTTTCAGGATGAAGGCGGTGCGTTTCTGTTTACCCCCGATGACATTGCCAACCCCATGTATGGAACCTTTAGCGACACTAAGTACGTCATGGCCAAGTCAGACCTGCACGGTGTGGTCGCCGAGTTTAAGAAAACCGGCGATCTTTCCATTCTGGAGACCGCTTTGGGTTATGAACCGGGCAGCTTCACCGGCAAGGAGATTTACATGATGAACCTGGACAATCCCAAGGTTGTCATGCCCTCCGGTAACGAGCGCGGAGCGAACCCGTTATGGCGCCCTGGCGGCCTGACCCATCCCGGCGGTATGCGTGAAGCGGTATTGGATAAGGTGGCCATCCCACACAATAACGACATCAATTTCCTGCTCGCGAACCCGGATGTAGTGAGAATTCAATGA